The following coding sequences lie in one Indicator indicator isolate 239-I01 chromosome 2, UM_Iind_1.1, whole genome shotgun sequence genomic window:
- the PNRC1 gene encoding proline-rich nuclear receptor coactivator 1 — translation MVTTTAPPPFLARISAGTEDPKRLPTTLFQRLRRGDSNCENQSSCCLAGPGGSARPTLKKVRRRKGKIRPSPAGLLPSRYQQYQQHRTGLGRRTPLGTHGTGELRAHPTSTASAAPGTGMVAPEEPPAPSRLAPSKPLRKEFLKSKIGKSEKAAVPYSQPVHSLHLCEQPKINRQKSKCNMPLTKITSAKKIENFWQDSVPPEIIQKQEKKPLKNTENFRNAKSKKPITLTEVSQKENYAGAKFSDPPSPSVLPKPPSHWVGGTAEPSDQNRELMAVHLKTLLKVQA, via the exons ATGGTCACCACCACGGCGCCGCCGCCCTTCCTAGCTCGGATTTCGGCAGGCACCGAAGACCCCAAGCGCCTGCCCACTACTCTTTTCCAGCGCCTCAGGCGAGGGGACAGCAACTGTGAGAACCAGTCTAGCTGCTGCCTGGCGGGCCCGGGGGGCAGCGCAAGGCCCACGCTGAAAAAGGTCCGTCGGAGGAAGGGAAAGATCCGGCCCAGCCCTGCGGGGCTCCTGCCCAGCCGCTACCAACAGTATCAACAGCATCGCACCggcctggggagaaggacccCACTGGGAACGCACGGGACAGGTGAGCTTCGCGCTCACCCTACGTCAACAGCTTCAGCTGCCCCCGGCACGGGAATGGTCGCCCCGGAGGAGCCGCCCGCCCCGTCGAGACTCGCGCCCAGCAAACCCCTCAGGAAGGAG TTCTTAAAGAGCAAGATTGGAAAGTCTGAGAAGGCTGCCGTCCCGTACAGCCAGCCTGTTCACAGTTTACATCTGTGTGAACAACCAAAGATTAACAGGCAGAAGAGTAAATGTAACATGCCGCTGACAAAGATCACCTCTGCAAAAAAGATAGAGAACTTTTGGCAAGATTCTGTACCGCCAGAAATAATtcagaaacaggagaaaaagccGCTTAAAAACACAGAGAACTTCAGAAATGCCAAGTCCAAGAAACCTATCACCCTAACCGAAGTGagccaaaaagaaaattatgctGGGGCAAAATTCAGTGATCCACCATCTCCTAGTGTCCTTCCAAAGCCTCCCAGCCACTGGGTGGGTGGCACAGCTGAACCCTCTGACCAAAACAGGGAGTTAATGGCAGTCCATTTGAAAACTCTCCTAAAAGTTCAAGCATAG